From Myxococcales bacterium, the proteins below share one genomic window:
- a CDS encoding P-II family nitrogen regulator — translation MKKIEAIIKPFKLDEVKDALSEVGVQGMTVTEVKGFGRTGGKKEVYRGSAYVVDFVPKVKVEIVVPEELVTDVLDAIEKSAKTGRIGDGKIFVTNVEEAVRIRTGERGKDAI, via the coding sequence ATGAAGAAGATCGAAGCCATCATCAAGCCCTTCAAGCTCGACGAAGTGAAAGACGCCCTCTCCGAGGTCGGCGTGCAGGGCATGACCGTGACCGAGGTGAAGGGCTTCGGGCGCACCGGTGGCAAGAAAGAGGTCTACCGCGGCTCGGCGTACGTCGTCGATTTCGTCCCCAAGGTGAAGGTCGAGATCGTCGTCCCCGAAGAGCTCGTGACCGACGTGCTCGACGCTATCGAGAAGAGCGCCAAGACCGGGCGCATCGGCGACGGGAAGATCTTCGTCACCAACGTCGAAGAGGCCGTGCGCATCCGCACCGGAGAGCGCGGCAAAGACGCCATCTAG
- the glnA gene encoding type I glutamate--ammonia ligase codes for MKPKDVIELAKANDVKFIDVKFVDFPGQWQHTTLPAYRLDEAMFEDGIAFDGSSIRGWQPINASDMVMIPDASTAKIDPFYENKTLSLVASVFDPITKQPYSRDPRHIAKKAEAYLVQTGIADTSYMGPEAEFFLFDDVRFDHSKPNEGYYFLDSKEGAWNSGTKEGPNLGYKTRYKEGYFPVPPTDTLAGIRQEMMLMLQATGITVEVGHHEVATGGQCEIGFKFDKLLPCADNLLWFKYVIKNIARKNGKACTFMPKPLFGDNGSGMHVHQSLWKDGKPLFGGDGYAGLSQMALWYIGGIIKHAGTLAAFTNPTTNSYRRLVPGFEAPVNLAYSSRNRSASVRIPITGPSPKTRRIEVRFPDPTANPYLAFAAMMMAGLDGIQNKIDPGDPLDKDIYALSPEELKTVPQMPGSLEEALNNLERDHEFLLRGDVFTKDAIEEWLDLKRTKELNPIRMRPTPHEFYLYFDT; via the coding sequence ATGAAACCGAAGGACGTAATCGAGCTCGCGAAGGCCAACGACGTCAAATTCATCGACGTCAAGTTCGTCGACTTCCCGGGCCAGTGGCAGCACACGACGCTCCCGGCCTACCGCCTCGACGAGGCCATGTTCGAGGACGGGATCGCCTTCGACGGCTCGTCGATCCGCGGCTGGCAGCCCATCAACGCCTCGGACATGGTCATGATCCCCGACGCGTCGACGGCGAAGATCGATCCGTTCTACGAGAACAAGACGCTCTCGCTCGTCGCGAGCGTGTTCGATCCGATCACGAAGCAGCCCTACTCGCGCGACCCGCGCCACATCGCCAAGAAGGCCGAGGCGTACCTCGTCCAGACGGGCATCGCCGACACCTCGTACATGGGCCCCGAGGCGGAGTTCTTCCTCTTCGACGACGTGCGCTTCGACCACTCGAAGCCGAACGAGGGCTACTACTTCCTCGACAGCAAAGAGGGCGCGTGGAACTCGGGCACGAAAGAGGGCCCGAACCTCGGCTACAAGACCCGCTACAAGGAAGGGTACTTCCCCGTCCCGCCGACCGACACCCTCGCCGGCATCCGCCAGGAGATGATGCTCATGCTCCAGGCGACGGGCATCACCGTCGAGGTGGGGCACCACGAGGTGGCGACGGGCGGTCAGTGCGAGATCGGCTTCAAGTTCGACAAGCTCCTCCCCTGCGCCGATAACCTCCTCTGGTTCAAGTACGTCATCAAGAACATCGCCCGCAAGAACGGCAAGGCCTGCACGTTCATGCCGAAGCCTCTCTTCGGAGACAACGGCTCGGGCATGCACGTCCACCAGTCCCTCTGGAAGGACGGAAAGCCCCTCTTCGGCGGCGACGGCTACGCGGGCCTCTCGCAGATGGCGCTCTGGTACATCGGCGGCATCATCAAGCACGCCGGCACGCTCGCTGCGTTCACGAACCCGACGACGAACAGCTACCGCCGGCTCGTCCCGGGCTTCGAGGCGCCCGTGAACCTCGCGTACTCGAGCCGCAACCGCTCGGCGTCCGTGCGTATCCCCATCACGGGCCCGTCGCCGAAGACCCGCCGCATCGAGGTGCGTTTCCCCGACCCGACGGCGAACCCCTACCTCGCCTTCGCCGCCATGATGATGGCCGGCCTCGACGGCATCCAGAACAAGATCGATCCGGGTGATCCGCTCGACAAGGACATCTACGCCCTCTCCCCCGAGGAGCTGAAGACCGTCCCGCAGATGCCGGGCAGCCTCGAGGAGGCCTTGAACAACCTCGAGCGCGATCACGAGTTCCTCCTCCGCGGCGACGTCTTCACGAAGGACGCCATCGAGGAGTGGCTCGATCTCAAGCGCACGAAGGAGCTGAACCCGATCCGCATGCGCCCGACGCCGCACGAGTTCTACCTCTACTTCGACACCTGA
- a CDS encoding S-(hydroxymethyl)glutathione dehydrogenase/class III alcohol dehydrogenase produces MKVRAAVAYEVKKPLVVEEVDLEGPKHGEVLVELKATGICHTDEFTLSGADPEGQFPVIFGHEGAGVVVEVGPGVTSLAVGDHVIPLYTPECRGCKSCLSRKTNLCTAIRATQGKGVMPDGTSRFSVKGKPIFHYMGCSTFSNYTVLPEIALAKIRKDAPFEKVCYIGCGVTTGIGAVIHTAKVEPGANAVVFGLGGIGLNVIQGLRLVGADKIIGVDINPAREALGRKFGMTHFVNPKEVKGDVVAHLVELTGGGADYSFECVGNVDLMRQALECCHRGWGESIIIGVAGAGQEIKTRPFQLVTGRVWKGSAFGGARGRTDVPKIVDWYMEGKIDIDSLVTHTLPLDRINEGFDLMKRGESIRTVVTY; encoded by the coding sequence ATGAAAGTCCGCGCCGCCGTTGCCTACGAAGTGAAGAAGCCGCTCGTCGTCGAAGAGGTCGATCTCGAGGGCCCCAAGCACGGTGAGGTGCTCGTCGAGCTCAAGGCCACGGGGATCTGCCACACGGACGAGTTCACCTTGTCGGGCGCCGATCCCGAGGGGCAGTTCCCGGTCATCTTCGGGCACGAGGGCGCGGGCGTCGTCGTCGAGGTCGGCCCGGGCGTCACGAGCCTCGCCGTGGGCGATCACGTGATCCCGCTCTACACACCCGAGTGCCGCGGCTGCAAATCGTGCCTCTCGCGGAAGACGAACCTTTGCACGGCGATCCGCGCCACGCAGGGCAAGGGCGTGATGCCCGACGGGACGAGCCGCTTCTCGGTGAAGGGCAAGCCCATCTTCCACTACATGGGCTGCTCCACGTTCTCGAACTACACCGTGCTGCCCGAGATCGCGCTCGCGAAGATCCGGAAGGACGCGCCCTTCGAGAAGGTCTGTTACATCGGCTGCGGCGTCACCACGGGCATCGGCGCCGTCATCCATACGGCCAAGGTCGAGCCCGGCGCGAACGCGGTCGTCTTCGGGCTCGGCGGCATCGGGCTCAACGTCATCCAGGGCCTTCGCCTCGTCGGGGCGGACAAGATCATCGGCGTCGACATCAACCCCGCGCGTGAGGCGCTCGGCCGCAAATTCGGCATGACCCACTTCGTGAACCCGAAGGAGGTGAAGGGCGATGTGGTCGCGCACCTCGTCGAGCTCACGGGTGGCGGCGCCGACTACTCGTTCGAGTGCGTGGGCAACGTCGATCTCATGCGCCAGGCGCTCGAGTGCTGCCACCGCGGCTGGGGCGAGTCGATCATCATCGGCGTGGCCGGGGCGGGCCAAGAGATCAAGACCCGGCCGTTCCAGCTCGTCACCGGTCGCGTGTGGAAGGGCTCGGCCTTCGGCGGCGCACGTGGCCGCACCGACGTTCCCAAGATCGTCGACTGGTACATGGAGGGCAAGATCGACATCGACTCCCTCGTTACGCACACTCTCCCACTCGACCGCATCAACGAGGGCTTCGACCTCATGAAGCGCGGCGAGTCCATTCGCACGGTGGTGACCTACTGA
- the fghA gene encoding S-formylglutathione hydrolase, producing the protein MKTLGEHRAFGGTQGYYEHVSEACSGPMKFAVFVPERKGSASVPVLYYLAGLTCTEETFTTKGGAQRVASELGIALVMPDTSPRAVRYPGDDASWDFGLGAGFYVDATESPWSSGYRMFSYVTEELPALVESHFGLDGARRGIFGHSMGGHGALVCALRRPDLYRTVSAFAPIGSPSRVPWGEKAFSSYLGQDRAAWQAYDATALVEAGKRQSHILVDQGLADKFLERELRPEIFEAACKAHGQELTVRRHAGYDHGYFFVSTFAEDHVRHHARGLLA; encoded by the coding sequence GTGAAGACGCTCGGCGAGCACCGCGCGTTCGGGGGCACCCAGGGCTACTACGAGCACGTCTCCGAGGCGTGCTCGGGGCCCATGAAATTCGCGGTCTTCGTGCCCGAGCGCAAAGGTTCGGCGAGCGTGCCGGTGCTCTACTACCTCGCCGGCCTCACCTGCACCGAGGAGACGTTCACCACGAAAGGCGGAGCGCAGCGCGTGGCCTCGGAGCTCGGGATCGCGCTCGTGATGCCCGACACGAGCCCGCGCGCAGTGCGCTACCCCGGGGACGACGCGTCGTGGGACTTCGGCCTCGGCGCGGGCTTCTACGTGGACGCGACCGAGAGCCCGTGGTCGTCCGGGTACCGCATGTTCTCGTACGTCACCGAGGAGCTCCCGGCGCTCGTCGAGTCCCACTTCGGGCTCGATGGCGCACGCCGCGGCATTTTCGGGCACTCGATGGGCGGACACGGCGCGCTCGTGTGCGCGCTGCGCCGCCCCGACCTTTACCGGACGGTGTCGGCGTTCGCGCCGATCGGCTCGCCGAGCCGCGTCCCGTGGGGAGAGAAGGCCTTCTCGTCGTACCTCGGTCAGGACCGCGCCGCGTGGCAGGCGTACGACGCGACGGCGCTGGTCGAAGCGGGGAAGCGCCAGTCGCACATCCTCGTCGACCAGGGGCTCGCCGACAAATTCCTCGAGCGGGAGCTCCGCCCGGAGATCTTCGAGGCGGCGTGCAAGGCCCACGGGCAAGAGCTCACCGTGCGAAGGCACGCGGGGTACGACCACGGGTACTTCTTCGTGTCGACCTTCGCGGAGGACCACGTCCGGCACCACGCCCGCGGCCTCTTGGCCTGA
- a CDS encoding HEAT repeat domain-containing protein: MPEVASSRTSEVAEGLARALGMKVGERRRSALLFLYLFLASAVFILGRTVRDTLFLSRYSLSALPWMFVLYGVVSAIVAVAYGRFADKLPRHVGTAGTVALGGATYLLTWGLVRLGIAWIYPVFYVWSEVVANLLIVQFWTLANDLHDARAAKRLFPIIGSARVLGVVVVGTSTGAIVRRLGTPQLLFVLVAMMIAVAGLARALRQEPRVSAPSATRGPAPKVFGSPYVRALAALVLLTFMTLTVGDYQFKAIARATYREDALAQFFSLFYAATGIVSFLFQVFLTPRILGRFGVGYGMALMPVVFGAASATLVGVPALPVATVMKFADNGLQYTIHETSLQALYVPFPARVKARTRALLDVAVKPLAYGAGGLLLVGLSSRLAVRELSIVTSALVVVWLGLVPVVRRLYQRTLAHTLSALGPMAIEEEPYLDSAGRAALAGMLESPDARLVLLALEHLGGDPRAAHPEVVSKLLEHADPRVRAAALRALPADAPVPGAALEARLHDSSAEVRAACVRRLSRTRGDEAVEPLRALLDDPDDDVRVAACAGLMRSCGVEGSLVGAARLGSLLEGTPDARVEAAALLGEIGKDAYIPLRRLLDDSDDGVRRAALKASAGVGDLRLVPKLLGLLDDRTVRVRAGQALVAVGEPSVPALLARLSDAGVPRDTKLYVPRLLRSIASPSTYDGLLSHLTSDDSHVRLRILAALVKLREATGRRPEPLSFVRKAVEHEAASELRTLLAWETARSTYTAPLLVESLAHRARRAERRIVLMLALRYDTAALRLVRDRLGDPRRRANALETLDSLLEPSARALVMPFFDDAPLPARIAKASLLVPEVPKPDALLREECRHPNPFVVAVALDALTLAKSPIVAEVADEALSHPSPLVREAAIHAVVFADFSRVRELVSPLLDDPDPTVVAHAREALRATPDDRPEDCMNTTLEKIFFLKSTSLFGHVESEDLAPLARVATIESFAKGQKIVNEGEIGDRLYVIVSGKVSVSRKGERVAELGPGEAVGEMAILDASPRSASATAEEETSALCIGSEEFYEILHEQVEIAEGVIRMLTQRLRSTLEGGANGA; this comes from the coding sequence ATGCCCGAGGTTGCCTCCAGCCGAACGTCCGAGGTCGCCGAGGGGTTGGCGCGCGCCCTAGGGATGAAGGTGGGGGAGCGCCGCCGAAGCGCGCTGCTCTTCCTCTACCTGTTCCTCGCGTCGGCCGTGTTCATCCTGGGCCGTACCGTGCGCGACACGCTCTTTCTGAGCCGCTATTCGCTCTCGGCGCTCCCGTGGATGTTCGTGCTCTACGGTGTCGTTTCCGCGATCGTCGCCGTCGCCTACGGGCGCTTCGCCGACAAGCTGCCGCGGCACGTCGGGACGGCGGGGACCGTGGCGCTCGGCGGGGCGACCTATCTCCTCACGTGGGGGCTCGTGCGCCTCGGTATCGCGTGGATCTATCCGGTGTTCTACGTGTGGTCCGAGGTGGTGGCGAACCTCCTCATCGTCCAGTTCTGGACGCTGGCGAACGATCTGCACGACGCCCGCGCGGCCAAACGGCTCTTTCCGATCATCGGCTCGGCGCGCGTGCTCGGCGTCGTCGTCGTGGGGACGTCGACGGGGGCCATCGTGCGGCGGCTCGGGACCCCGCAGCTCCTCTTCGTGCTCGTGGCGATGATGATCGCCGTGGCAGGCCTCGCGAGGGCCCTCCGGCAGGAGCCTCGCGTCTCGGCCCCTTCGGCGACGAGGGGGCCCGCGCCGAAGGTCTTCGGGAGCCCCTACGTTCGTGCGCTCGCAGCTCTCGTGCTCCTCACGTTCATGACGCTCACGGTCGGCGACTACCAGTTCAAGGCGATCGCTCGCGCGACCTACCGTGAGGACGCGCTCGCGCAGTTCTTCTCCCTCTTCTACGCCGCCACGGGCATCGTATCGTTCCTCTTCCAGGTCTTCTTGACCCCTCGCATTTTGGGGCGCTTCGGGGTCGGGTACGGGATGGCGCTCATGCCCGTGGTGTTCGGCGCGGCGAGCGCGACGCTCGTCGGCGTGCCGGCCCTCCCGGTGGCGACCGTCATGAAGTTCGCCGACAACGGGCTTCAGTACACGATCCACGAGACGAGCCTTCAGGCCCTCTACGTCCCGTTCCCGGCGCGCGTCAAGGCGCGCACCCGCGCCCTCCTCGACGTCGCCGTCAAGCCGCTCGCGTACGGTGCCGGTGGGCTCTTGCTCGTCGGGCTCTCGTCGCGGCTCGCCGTTCGAGAGCTCTCCATCGTCACTTCCGCGCTCGTCGTCGTCTGGCTCGGCCTCGTGCCCGTCGTGCGCAGGCTCTATCAACGAACGCTCGCCCACACCCTGAGCGCGCTCGGTCCCATGGCGATCGAGGAAGAGCCGTACCTCGACTCGGCCGGTCGCGCGGCGCTCGCCGGAATGCTCGAGAGCCCCGACGCCCGCCTCGTGCTCCTCGCGCTCGAGCACCTCGGCGGCGATCCACGCGCGGCGCACCCGGAGGTGGTCTCCAAGCTGCTCGAGCACGCGGATCCGCGCGTCCGCGCCGCGGCGCTCCGAGCTCTGCCGGCCGACGCGCCGGTGCCGGGAGCCGCGCTCGAGGCACGGCTCCACGACTCGAGCGCCGAGGTGCGCGCGGCGTGCGTGAGGAGGCTGTCTCGTACGCGCGGGGACGAGGCCGTAGAACCGCTTCGTGCCCTCCTCGACGATCCCGACGACGACGTCCGCGTCGCGGCGTGCGCGGGGCTCATGCGGTCGTGTGGGGTCGAGGGCAGCCTCGTCGGAGCGGCCCGCCTGGGCTCGCTGCTCGAAGGCACGCCCGACGCGCGGGTCGAGGCCGCGGCGCTCCTCGGAGAAATCGGAAAGGACGCGTACATCCCCCTACGTCGCCTCCTCGACGACTCCGACGACGGCGTTCGTCGCGCGGCGCTCAAGGCCAGCGCGGGCGTGGGAGACCTTCGTCTCGTGCCGAAGCTCTTGGGGCTGCTCGACGACCGCACGGTGCGGGTGCGCGCAGGCCAGGCGCTCGTCGCCGTGGGGGAGCCTTCGGTGCCTGCGCTCCTCGCTCGCCTCTCCGACGCCGGTGTGCCTCGCGACACGAAGCTCTACGTCCCGAGGCTCCTGCGCTCGATCGCGAGCCCATCGACGTACGACGGCCTCCTCTCGCACCTCACGAGCGACGACAGCCACGTGCGCCTCCGGATCCTCGCTGCCCTCGTGAAGCTGCGTGAGGCCACCGGGAGGCGCCCCGAGCCGCTCTCGTTCGTGCGCAAAGCCGTCGAGCACGAGGCCGCGTCCGAGCTCCGCACCCTGCTCGCGTGGGAGACGGCCCGCAGCACCTACACGGCGCCCCTGCTCGTGGAGAGCCTCGCTCATCGCGCGCGCCGCGCCGAGCGCCGCATCGTGCTCATGCTCGCGCTCCGGTACGACACGGCAGCGCTCCGCCTCGTCCGCGACAGGCTCGGCGATCCGCGGCGTCGCGCCAACGCGCTCGAGACCCTCGACTCCCTGCTCGAGCCGAGCGCACGCGCGCTCGTCATGCCGTTCTTCGACGACGCTCCCCTCCCGGCGAGGATCGCCAAGGCGAGCCTGCTCGTCCCCGAGGTGCCGAAGCCCGACGCGCTCCTCCGCGAAGAGTGTCGCCACCCGAACCCGTTCGTGGTCGCCGTCGCGCTCGACGCGCTCACGCTCGCGAAGAGCCCGATCGTGGCCGAGGTCGCGGACGAGGCCCTTTCGCACCCGTCTCCCCTCGTGCGCGAGGCGGCGATCCATGCCGTTGTTTTTGCTGACTTTTCGCGCGTTCGTGAGCTCGTCTCGCCGCTCCTCGACGACCCGGATCCCACCGTCGTCGCGCATGCCCGCGAGGCCCTACGCGCCACACCCGACGATCGCCCGGAGGACTGCATGAACACGACGCTCGAGAAGATCTTCTTCCTGAAGAGCACGTCGCTCTTCGGTCATGTCGAGAGCGAGGACCTCGCGCCGCTCGCGCGCGTGGCGACCATCGAGAGCTTCGCCAAGGGGCAGAAGATCGTGAACGAAGGAGAGATCGGAGATCGCCTCTACGTCATCGTGTCGGGAAAGGTCTCCGTCTCGCGGAAGGGCGAGCGGGTCGCCGAGCTCGGACCGGGGGAGGCCGTCGGAGAGATGGCGATCCTCGACGCCTCGCCGCGGAGCGCGTCGGCCACGGCCGAAGAGGAGACGTCGGCTCTCTGCATCGGGAGCGAGGAGTTCTACGAGATCCTGCACGAGCAGGTAGAGATCGCCGAAGGCGTGATTCGCATGCTCACGCAGAGGCTCCGCTCGACCCTCGAGGGAGGGGCGAACGGAGCGTGA